The Microcaecilia unicolor chromosome 3, aMicUni1.1, whole genome shotgun sequence nucleotide sequence tttaatttttgcccAACTTTTCTCTAAGGATGATTGCCTCAGCATATCTGGCCAGGCCAAAGTCATCCTGTCATACGGGATATAAGCTTGataataaataaacacacataGTTGTTCCACTAATTGTTAATTGCTGAAATTATAGATCTTCATCTACAAAACAGTAAGTATGATTTTACCTGTGGATTATTACCATCTTTAGGCTTAAGCTGATTTCATAGCCCAAAAAGTTAGAAAGAGTACTAAATGGATTTAGTGCTATACAAACAAGCGTGGTGACAGGGAGTCTCACCAAAATACTTCTTACTGGATCTTGATGTTAGGAATGGCAAACTGTTCATCCATCTTTTCACTTCATATTTTCATGGTGAACTTGACACATGAATTTTCTTGTGCATTTTTAAATGTGATTGCTGATTaaatcttttaccacattctggaCATACatatggtttctctccagtatgaattctcttgtgtatttttaaatttgCTTGCTGATTAAATATTTTGCCACATTCTGGACATGTATATGGTTTCTCCCCTGTATGAATCCTCTTATGCCTTCTTAGATCCGATTGATCGTTGAAGCTTTTGTTGCATTCTGAACACGAATACGGTTTCTCTCCAGTATGAATTCTCTTGTGCTTTTTCAAATTTGATTGGTGATTAAATCTTTTACCACACTGTGGACAAGCAAACGGCTTCTCCCCTGTATGTATTCTTTTATGCCTTCTTAGATCCAATTGGCCATTAAAGCTTTTGCCACATTCGGTACATGTATATCGTTTCTCTCCACTATGAATCTTCTTGTGCTTTCTTATATTGGATTGTTGATTggatcttttaccacattctgaacATGCATATAGTTTATCTTGGGGGGCATTGTCCTTAAGTGGGCTAGTTTTGCTCATATCATGACAGTAATGAGCCTCACTCCCAAGCCAGGTGATATGGTGCTCCACAAAATTTAAGTCTGTGGTGAAGTTTTCTCCAGTATCAGCACTATCAAGAGGCCTCTCACCTTCACTGAGTCTTTGAGTTTGTAGAAGTCTTGGACAGTATCTGGAATTTGTCTCTTGTGTGTTCGATCTCTCTCTTTCTTGGGCTATTGATTTCATCCTGGTTGGTTTTACACTACTACTATCGCTCTCACATTCAGCGGAAGGATCTGCACTGTATCCGGAGGGGTCCTTCTGCTGCCCATCACACATTCTTGTCCTTTCACTGTTATTCCTATTCCCATCATCTGTTGGATAGAAATGAGAATATCATCATTAATTTTACGCCTACAAAGGacatatatttacttatttatgacatttatatccctcattatcccaaacaagttcgagttcaatgtggctcacattgtaACAGATCAATACAAAGAAAGTGTCCACATTTATTCAATACTCTTCTTCCACATACTCATAGATAGAAAACTTTACAGGTTTTCTTTCATATCACTTGATCATTAAGCGATTCAAAATCAGTTCTTAAAGCGCCTGTGATGTGGATAAATACAATAACATCAACAGAAATTGTCTGCTGCATAAAAAACCaacgggacccgtttcaccaaaaAAATCGGCTTCATCAGGGTCTTAAACAATACAGACAACCAATGTTGCAGTTGCTGTGTGTATGGCGAAGACAAACTCACATCTAGGACAGGGGCTGTTTAAGACCCTGATGAAGCCGTTttttggtgaaacgggtcccgtcGGTTTTTTATACAGCAGACAATTTCTGTTGATGTTATTGAATTTATCCACATCACAGGCGCTTTAAGAACTGATTTTGAATTGCTTAATGATCAAGTGGTATGGAAGAAAACCTGTAAATTTTTCTACGAGTGTGTGGAAGGGTATTGAGTAAATTTGGACACTTTCTTTGTATTGAACTTGGAGATTTTTTTTGTCTACTGAGATTTGCGGTGGTCTCCCATGGTCCTGTTTTTTGCTGGTAAAATCACATTGTAACAGAAACACTCATGATTACATAGAATTcatagggtctcttttaccaagctgtggcaaaaggcacGTGTCacgtcgaggcccccttttaccacagctggtaaaaagggAAGTCTAGACTTCCTGCAGgcaatggccacatggcaagtaaagcacttgctgcgtggccattggggggggggggggggggccgggaggAGCCCTGGGCTCAcacgttaacccggcggtaacctggcagcgcacagcactgcccgattaccaccgggtacattcCAGCGAtataaatttttgtagtgccggaaatgacagcacgctaggggttgaagagttatgctagcccttgctttcagtaaaatacaggccaatggcccaggctaagagctaggccttttGAAATCCAAAAATCacctctgatacaaaatatatttcactgcagcacaagctgaaatgagttcccagagagctagcTTGtggaaatcagagatcacctttgacagaGTTACATTTcgctgtagcaagtgctgagctggcaagggagggggcatttgctcttgtccacaatcctgagactggcacctgcaagaagtcATGAGCCAAGATGTTTTTGATTAAAATGAAAGATAGTAGAGGGTTAGAtgcaagtagagggaggggggagctgaagaGAGCAAAGTGACCTGCgaagtcatctcacaagatgcgctctgaacttatcttgtttatagttagaacttgagaatatgtgaagtcattttgatcaactcATAAGGTCCAAGagccctggtgacaaagctggaGTCcactgaaatgaatagggccaaaattgtatataagcagaaGTCTGAGAGGTATTAaatcagaagggagaaggaaggctacaagagaagactccaaaaggccagagagagagaggacgtgtcaTGTAATGCTGTTCCACCATGTGACTGTCTAATTTGCTTGtactgctattggtaagattgtaataaactatcttattatatctattgaatactgggttcctttctaattacagacATAGCTACAGCTTAGTCTGTGCAGAACTGTCATGAGCAGAAACCAGGTTGGGGTGATTAAGTATTTAGAGGGGATGTGCAGTCCCTTCCAGGTTAGTAGAAAGCCCATGCCGCTGCTGCCCAAACAGGTGAGGCAGATCTAAACATTACAGGGTggaaagtaccactgggctgctgctgtagcctggcggtgcttcctgtatagcgagcagtaagcctgtgttgggcttaccgccgcttagtaaaaggaggccttagtGTCAAATCCAAATAACGTCAATTATACAAAGTATGTCAAAAACATTGTAATAACAAGAACAGAGTGTGATGTAGTTATGAATATTGCAGCCCGTAGATTAGATATTGGATTGATTGCTTCTGACAGTGATAGATAAATAATCTTATCAAGCATGTTTTTAGCAATTTGCAAAATATGAAATATTCAGCTGTGTGACCTAATTGCTTAGGCAGGGAATTCCATCTCAGTACATTGATAGGAGAATCCAGCAGTGTGAATTGTTTTATAATTAATTTTATTGCAGTGTGGGACATCTAAGAGAAGGAAGTCTCTGAAGAATTTTTTGATGCTATGCATTGGCAACTCAATAAAAGACAGAGATAAACCTGGAATTATTTGATAAACGAGTAAACATAATTTGGATTTGACGcatgcatttattggaagccaatgtcaTTTGAGCAGTAGTGGGGTCACGTTAGAGTAAAGGGAGCTCCAAATGCAAGGAACTATCCCCATATGATTATTTAAATAGAGATTTGATTGGCTAAGATTCCATATGACACCATCCAATCACTGTGtcatacactaaaaaaaaaaaacccaaaacatgcaAAGTACTAAAAATCTCTGAACGTCTGAATCATACCCTTCACCAAAGTTACaaataaaatggaggaaaaagacgtCAGAAGTCTCCTCTATGAGCCacaaagggccatgtttactaagatgGACTAGCTTTTGTAGCCCacgctaaaattagcatgcgctaaacactagagacacccatttacAAGGGagagaaactaaggggcccttttaccaaactgtgggaaaaagggccctgcactggcaGCGGAGGTCGTTTTtcctgcgtgccagggccctttttaccggtGGGTAAAACATCCCGCAGCacacatggtcatgtggtaagagaactcttaccatgcGACAGGAGCCccacatctctcccctctcctccgcagcgtcccagcatctgcactcctgtctctgaaccccgtcCTTACCCAGTGCACCGTACAGGCATCCtcagtgcctgcagtgattcattcacTTAAGCGcgttaaatgccacttggtgcgcgtccgatacgcgtgtctgaaaataaaatttttttttcagttgcgcACATCGAAcgagcaccaaaaatgaaattg carries:
- the LOC115466313 gene encoding zinc finger protein 501-like, which translates into the protein MDHPESEMSEQVHPPVTGFPSVKPDILIRFKEEVFRTKPQASEGRANLPPGGTCKEIQETDDGNRNNSERTRMCDGQQKDPSGYSADPSAECESDSSSVKPTRMKSIAQERERSNTQETNSRYCPRLLQTQRLSEGERPLDSADTGENFTTDLNFVEHHITWLGSEAHYCHDMSKTSPLKDNAPQDKLYACSECGKRSNQQSNIRKHKKIHSGEKRYTCTECGKSFNGQLDLRRHKRIHTGEKPFACPQCGKRFNHQSNLKKHKRIHTGEKPYSCSECNKSFNDQSDLRRHKRIHTGEKPYTCPECGKIFNQQANLKIHKRIHTGEKPYVCPECGKRFNQQSHLKMHKKIHVSSSP